One genomic segment of Burkholderiales bacterium includes these proteins:
- the aroK gene encoding shikimate kinase AroK, producing the protein MTGNVFLVGLMGAGKTTVGRLLARRLHKTFIDADHELEARTGVSIPLIFELEGEAGFRDREAKLLAELVTRDNIVLATGGGAVLRPENRAALARHGIVVYLDASVDDLVQRTRHDRNRPLLQTHDPRLKLEELHRQRDPLYREIADIIVTSGRQSVHQVVREIEDRLAAFTASAGKASHANPHR; encoded by the coding sequence ATGACGGGGAATGTGTTTCTCGTGGGCCTGATGGGTGCCGGCAAGACGACGGTGGGTCGTCTTCTCGCCCGCCGCCTCCACAAAACCTTCATCGATGCCGATCACGAACTGGAAGCCCGCACCGGTGTGAGCATTCCGCTGATTTTCGAACTGGAGGGGGAGGCGGGCTTTCGCGACAGGGAGGCGAAGCTTCTGGCCGAACTGGTCACCCGCGACAACATCGTCCTTGCCACCGGGGGCGGGGCAGTGCTGCGTCCGGAAAACCGGGCCGCCCTCGCCCGCCATGGCATCGTCGTCTATCTCGATGCCAGTGTGGACGATCTGGTGCAGCGCACCCGCCACGACCGGAATCGACCACTGCTGCAAACCCATGACCCCCGTCTGAAGCTCGAGGAACTCCACCGGCAGCGGGACCCCCTCTACCGGGAGATTGCCGACATCATCGTCACCTCCGGTCGCCAAAGCGTGCACCAGGTGGTGCGGGAAATCGAAGACCGGCTCGCCGCCTTCACCGCGTCAGCCGGCAAGGCCAGCCATGCAAACCCTCACCGTTGA